Proteins encoded in a region of the Poecile atricapillus isolate bPoeAtr1 chromosome 26, bPoeAtr1.hap1, whole genome shotgun sequence genome:
- the LOC131588446 gene encoding serine/threonine-protein kinase PAK 3-like — translation MIEQLAAAVCTLYGIGYSGYYLTNLARHLTRVFRGADPESPEPRADPPVAPSAPGEEAKEEQNEQKEHEPPAVVTAQPDHPQTGLPEKEQEQIVLSGRPCQTEGELFPAQEQEEQLGQQVEEPLENGQNIKAEPQAELPEAQSAIMAVKRRHEEDRRNIQEEMNLHWQRGSQQNQVSERVADTPLTEIPLCRSSQASDEELLAELQETEARIKEREKRLEEERKIIQEKFHLLVQKQEALENRVDVLISHLAACEGFQQMPGDEEPQGRREAQIYTGSSIESAAAAAAAASKGAFVPQAEQWSPGSFSISSSDTSAAQLQESQGDFLEQLSRMVNKENPVTKYIELESLGSGGFGEVSRALDIATGGEVAIKKISVQGVRRKILTMNEIRIMESNRSPRVVNYLASYLVHEELWLVMEYMDGGTLRDLIDEAQMSEEEIAAVSRECLQGLDFLHSNHVIHRDVKSNNILLRTDGSVKLADFGLSVQLTPEKNQRCSVIGTPWWMAPEVVKRQPYGPKVDVWSFGIVAIEMAEQKTPYDSFTARSAKYHIATKGTPQLRQPDQFSPLLRDFLSCCLQKGEAQRWSAKELLQHQFITSAMPGSSLAPLIMAVKKWKEEI, via the exons ATGATTGAGCAGCTCGCTGCTGCCGTTTGCACCCTTTATGGCATTGGCTATTCCGGCTATTACCTGACCAACCTGGCAC GTCATCTGACCCGTGTGTTCAGAGGTGCCGATCCTGAG AGCCCAGAACCAAGAGCAGACCCTCCTgtggctccctctgctcctggagaagAGGCCAAAGAGGAGCAAAATGAGCAAAAGGAGCACGAGCCTCCAGCTGTGGTCACAGCCCAGCCTGACCATCCCCAGACA ggccttccagagaaagagcaggagcagattgTTTTATCAGGGAGGCCGTGCCAGACTGAGGGAGAGCTGTTCCCAGCccaagagcaggaagagcagctggggcagcaggtgGAAGAGCCACTGGAGAATGGCCAG AACATCAAGGCAGAGCCCCAAGCAGAGCTGCCCGAAGCTCAGAGTGCCATCATGGCAGTGAAGAGGAGGCACGAGGAAGACAGGAGAAACATCCAGGAGGAGATGAATCTCCATTGGCAGAGAGGCAGTCAACAAAACCAGGTGAGTGAAAGAGTGGCAGACACTCCACTCACAGAAATTCCTCTCTGTCGTTCTTCACAGGCCTCcgatgaggagctgctggcagagctgcaggaaactGAGGCTAGGAtcaaggaaagggagaagaggctggaggaagaaaggaagatcATCCAAGAGAAATTTCATCTCCTCGTTCAGAAGCAAGAGGCTCTAGAAAATCGA GTGGACGTGTTGATATCTCACCTGGCAGCCTGCGAAGGCTTCCAGCAAATGCCTGGTGATGAAGAGCCCCAAGGTCGGCGGGAGGCACAG atCTACACAGGTTCTTCCATtgaatctgctgctgctgcagcagcagcagcatctaaAGGAGCCTTTGTTCCCCAAGCTGAGCAGTGGAGCCCGGGCAGTTTCTCCATTTCCAGCAGTGACACATCTGCTGCTCAGCTACAGGAGAGCCAGGGAGACTTCCTGGAGCAACTGA GCAGAATGGTGAACAAGGAAAATCCCGTCACAAAATACATTGAACTGGAAAGTCTTGGCAGCGG GGGTTTTGGAGAGGTTTCCAGAGCACTTGACATTGCCACAGGAGGAGAG GTGgccataaagaaaataagtgtGCAAGGAGTGAGGAGGAAGATACTAACCATGAATGAAATCAGGATCATGGAGAGTAATAGGAGTCCCAGGGTCGTGAATTACTTAGCCAG ctACCTTGTGCATGAGGAACTCTGGCTGGTGATGGAGTACATGGACGGAGGCACTCTGAGAGATCTCATCGACGAGGCTCAAATGTCTGAAGAAGAGATTGCAGCTGTCAGTCGGGAG tgCCTGCAAGGACTGGATTTTCTTCACTCCAACCACGTGATCCATCGCGATGTGAAGAGCAACAACATCCTGCTCAGAACCGACGGCTCTGTCAAGCTGG CTGATTTTGGCCTTTCTGTTCAGCTCACCCCTGAGAAAAATCAACGGTGCTCAGTGATCGGGACTCCTTGGTGGATGGCACCTGAAGTGGTGAAGCGTCAACCATATGGCCCCAAAGTGGATGTGTGGTCTTTTGGAATTGTGGCAATTGAAATGGCTGAACAAAAAACTCCTTATGACAGTTTCACTGCTCGATCG gctaaatacCACATAGCCACAAAAGGGACCCCACAGCTGCGGCAGCCCGACCAATTCTCGCCTTTGCTGCGTgacttcctgagctgctgcctgcagaaagGCGAGGCGCAGCGCTGGTCtgccaaggagctgctgcag catCAATTTATAACATCGGCCATGCCTGGGTCCAGCCTGGCACCACTCATCATGGCAGTGAAGAAGTGGAAGGAGGAGATATGA
- the LOC131588594 gene encoding zinc finger protein 239-like, producing the protein MEEEEKPQRSHTRRVCKPSPGSCKEERSHQCQEGGRRSRRSSVQGEKSHKCLECGKGFRKSSHLIRHQVIHTGEMPYECGECGKSFSHSYSLMRHQMIHTGENPYECGECGDRFSCSSNLRTHQSIHTGEKPYECGECGKRFRYSSNLRNHQRSHTGEWPYTCLKCGKSFGWSCELRKHQLIHTGERPYECPECGKRFQRSSTLIRHERIHTDERPFRCPDCGKSFNRNSTFVRHRRIHSGERPYECPECGKSFSQRSNLTQHQQRHQ; encoded by the coding sequence atggaagaggaggaaaagccccagagatcccACACGAGGAGGGTCTGCAAACCCAGTCCAGGGAGCTGCAAGGAGGAAAGATCCCACCAGTGCCAGGAgggcggccggagatccaggCGGAGCTCAGTGCAGGGGGAGAAGTCCCACAAGTgtttggaatgtgggaagggcttcagaaagagctcccacctgatccgacaccaggtgatccacactggggaaatgccctacgagtgtggggaatgtgggaagagcttcagccacagctaCAGCCTCATGCGGCACCAaatgatccacactggggaaaacccctacgagtgtggggaatgtggggataggttcagctgcagctccaaccTAAGGACACACCAgagcatccacactggggaaaagccctacgagtgtggggaatgtgggaagaggttcAGGTACAGCTCCAACCTGAGGAATCACCAGAGGAGCCACACAGGGGAAtggccctacacctgcttgaaatgtgggaagagctttggatGGAGCTGTGAGCTGAGAAAACACCAgctcatccacactggggagaggccctacgagtgtcccgagtgtgggaagaggtttcagcgCAGCTCCACTCTCATCAgacatgagcggattcacacagacgagaggcccttccgctgccctgactgcggGAAGAGCTTCAACCGCAACTCCACTTTTGTcaggcaccggcgcatccacagtggggagaggccctacgagtgtcctgagtgtgggaagagcttctcacagagatctaacttgacccaacaccaacagaggcaccagtaa